Below is a genomic region from Rosa chinensis cultivar Old Blush chromosome 5, RchiOBHm-V2, whole genome shotgun sequence.
CGAATTGCAACTGCATCACGTCTCCTTAATAGACTTACTTGGAGTGGAATTGTTTGTCCGGGAAATGAAATTCCAAAGTGGATGAGGTATCAAAGTGAGGGATGTTCAATAAATATCAAGCTTCCTCCTCATTCGTTTCGTCAAGGCTTCCTCGGTTACGCTCTATGCATTGTGGTTGCATTCAACAACTATACGCTACCCGGTTGGCCACGCAATTACGGTCTATCTCCCAACTTTAGTTGTCAACCCCATCGCAAAATTAACAATGGTCACGAAGTTTGGTGCGATGCCCTCTATGTAAGCCTAAATGATGATATAATTCTCAATTCAGATCATGTGTTCATGTGGTATTCCTCCCCTGATTTTGTTCGATCAGAAAGTACAATCAATCGCGAGGATTGGGTAAAAGAATCCGAGGCCTCTTTTGACTTCATGTTGTACCAACATACAATAATCAACGGCAGTGGAAAAAGAAATCTCGTTGATCTCTCCTCTGTGAGGGTGAAAATCTGTGGAGTCTCCTTGCTGTATGAAGATGTAGGCGTTGATGAAGATGTAGTTATGGAACCACAATCAAGtagttgaaaaagaagaaatcatCATCAAAACCAAGAGACGACGCGACCAGTCTGGACCCGGTGGAAGCGGAACTGCAATCttgaaagaagaagatgacggcAAACTACTTCCCCGGAGTAGTAGAAGGAAAATCAACATGTTTTGAAATAGCTAGTTAGTGAACTTCCATTCCTATCTTGATTCTCTTCACTATAGTGGATCAGTGCGCAACTTTGCTCTGCCTTTGTAAGTTTGATAAGTTACTTTGTATGTGTCAAAATTGATTTGCTCCAGATTTTATATTCTAGACTATTGAATCTGTTGAAATGTTGTTCAGTTCATAACTTCATTTTGAAACGAATCGAAATTACAGGCATTGTTGGTTTACTTGATTTACAAGGAATGAAAGAGGGATTGGAAGCTTTGAGAGAGAATGATAATGGTGAATCACTGCAGTTCAAGAGCACAATAACGGAGTTAATTAGGAGTAATATGAGTGGGGAATTGATGGGAAACGAGAAGGCTAGCTGTTAATGGATGGAATGTAAAGTCTGGCTTTGCCGCTGCTGCAATTGAGAAAGCAGACAAGGTAAAAGTGCTCACCTATGCCTATGCCTATGCCTATCACTATAATCACAATATGTGCACAGATAGCACAAGCGCATAGCTAGACTCCTGACTGTGAAAAGATATCCTCTTAAAGCTACCTGTGTTTCGATCTTTTTCCTTCCTTGGTCTTTCATGTTTTCTGCTGGTAGATAAATTGACATTCATACATACTTTTGTCACATAAGCACATTTTGTTTTAATAAAAATCTGCCGGCAGGTGAGACAGTCAACACTGGTCTATCCAACTACGTACCCTCACCAGTACTCAACTAAATTAGAAATCGAGTGACATATCCATGTAAAGCCTTTATAGTTTCTAGTCAAGTTGCCAATGCTGCTACTGTAGTCTGTAGTTAGAATGGTGATGTGAtacagatttttattttttatttttgacgaGAGTGATGTGATAGAGATTGTTAGCTGCAAACAGAGTTTGACCAAAATAATGCCACATTTATCTTCTAATAAAAGTCAGATCAAAGACAAGTCAAAATCTAAATTATGCAACCTAATTATAAGAAAATGACAGGGTGCCAACTTAATCCCATTACAGTTGGACAAAAGAAAATCATTGACAGAAAAATGTATCTCAGCTTCAGTCAAAGAAACTTCAGAGAGATCAGCTCATAAAATGTTGAAAATAACATTCAATAATGTATTTCAAATAATATAGTAATGAAGTGTCTGGAAGGACCAATGAGGTCTGCAATATTCAGTTATTTCCCGTGCATGATTATGATAAAGAAATCCATTGAAGGCTTTAAGATGATGTGCTAATTgcatctctttttcttctttacagTGCTCATCACAGTTACATTTCAGTCCATTGCAGACGGTGAGACCATAAGTTCAACTTGTGGAACCTTTGAGCTTGGATTCTTTAGTCCCGGTTCTTCTACTACGCGATATGTGGGGATATGGTACATGAAGATATCGTTTATCACCATTATGTGGGTTGCCAACAGAGACACGCCCCTCACTGATTCATTAGGTGTCTCAAGATCACACACCCCGGAATTCTTGTCCTTGTCAGCCAAAACAACAGCACAGTTTGGTTCTCCAATACATCAAGAACTGCACAGAATCCAGTGGCTCAGCTTTCCAACTCCGGAAATCTTGTTATGAAAGATGGGAGTGATAATGAGGCAGAGAATTTTCAGTGGCAAAGTTTTGATTACCCAGGTGACACATTCCTTCAATGTTTGAAGCTTGGCAGCACACAGTTACAAGCTTCAACTGGGATATATCATCATGGAAAAATCCACAGGATCCTTCTCAGGCAATTACACTATCAACTTGATCCCATTGGTTATCCAAAATTAATTTTGAGACAAGGTTCGGTCACAAAATTTGGGACTGGTCCAAGGAATGGAATCCGATTTAGTAAAACACCTCATTTGAGTCCAAACCCTCTATACACATATGGTCTTGTTTTTTTATCACGATGAGACATTTTACAGTTATGCTAGCCAACATCTGAGTTATTTCTAGGATGGTGATAACTCAAGAAATAACACAGTTGTTTACCTAACAACACAGATTGATAATTGTGATAGTTATGCACTCTGTGGTCCAAATGGCCCATGTAATATTGAGAACTCCCTAATATGTGGCTGCTTGAGAGGATTTGTACCCAAAATTCCAAAAGATTGGGACATGATGGATTGGTCAAATGGGTGTGTTAGAAGAACTAGTCTACCGTGTAATGGGGACATAGTTTTCCAGAAGTACACTGGGACCAGATTGCCAAGCACCAAACAATCCTGGTTTACCACAAGTACGAACCTCAAGTAATGTAAGAAGTTTTGTATGAAGAACTGCTCTTGCATAGCCTATGCAAATTCCAACATCAGGGAAGGAGTAAGTGGGAGCTTGCTGTGGTTCAGTGATCTGATTGACATAAGAAATTTCACTGAAATTGGGCAAGATATATCTAGTTATCTACATATATAAGATTAGCAGCATCAGAGCAAGGTATGTAATCATCTTGATTCCTCAAGTAATTATTCACTTGATGGTGATTTATGTATTTATGAATGATCATATATGCACAAATTGAAGTCAAAACAGAACAAATTAGCTGAAGCTCTGTCTAACAGTTCGACTGTGATACAACTAGCGAAATCTTCTTTTAAATTCTGTGGATGATAGACAttacagttcttttttttttagtctttaactcaaatttcttctttcaaagggaaaaaaatacaaacagtacccaacctatgtccgactccgaatttctgtacccaaatttccaaaactatcacaatggtacccaggtTATCTAGCCCGACCCAACATATGTACTTGCCGTCCATGACGGCGTTAACCAGTGTGCCACGTGGCATATTTGATGGGTATTTGTATCATTTACTTATTGTTCCTCTTGATCATCTCCTCCGGAAGAatattctccttcttcttctccctttcctccctcttcctcctcttctcctccttgTTCTTCTTAATCTCCCCCTTCAGCTCCGCCATTCTCTCCTTGTACGCCTTCTTCACCgacttgttcttctccctcTCCTCGAACGTCGTCCCCTTCCGACTCACCTGAACCACTGACGACCTCTGCTTCCTCGGCTGCTTCCACTTTCGCTCGGAGACCTTCCCGGCGATCACGACTAGTCTGTCCGGATTGTCCGAGAAGGACACCATAGATCGCTTCGCAGGAGGTGGGTAGGTGGCGTCGATTTCCATGGCGGCATCTTGGTCGTCAACGGCGGCTTCGGGGTTCCGCTTGCGCTTGTAGGTTTTGCCGCCGAAGCCTTTGTCTAGGCAGCGGAAGTCGATTGTGCAAGCCATACAGTGAAAACTAGGCTTACCCAGCCCTATTCTTGAGTCCCTttgctctcttcctctctctgcatctctgcctctctttctctatctctctgatttgttctctctctctctctctctcttcctgaCTTGTTGCAGAATCTTGTTGGGATGTTTTGTACAGTTGATATTGGTTATGTGGTTCGGATCGTTGGGTTCATTGTGGAATTTTATTTTAGTGTTTATTCCTTGGTTGCAGCTATTCATATTTGGGTCATTCTCTAAAGATGAGACCAAGTCATTGCTTTTAAAGCAATCACCGGGGAAGCCGTCGCCTATGAAGGGTGAAATGCCAGTGGAATCAAACGTATTGCAGTTTGGTTCGATAGATTTTGTTACGGATAAATCTTTAGTTGAGTTGAATGGTGAATCAAAGTTCTTTGAAAGGGCTGAGCAAATTGCAGTCTCTAATAATAAGCACAATGAAGACTGCAAAAGCAGGAGATGATAATTTACTGGGATCAGTAGCAAGTCCCTttgctctcttcctctctctgcaTCTCTGCCTCTCTTTCACTCTCTATCCGATttgttctctccctctctctctctcaatcaagATAAAAATTCCAATAGAATTATGAATGGATCTGTGGGGATGcatcttcttttcttctggggttgtaaagagattttgatgaaggtggcggtggcggtggcggtggttATGACGGAGAGGTTGGCTTCTGGTTTCAGAAGGGATAGAGAATATGAAGAGAAATGGATTTCTTTTggcaaagaaagagaaaatggattAGAAAGCCAAAAATTATGGTTTTATTTTTCTAGCCGTAGGATCTTAGAGTGGGTGGAAATGAAGGGCTGATATTCCTTTATaagtaaatacataactaataaaaaattttcagttaaaaaaaatactaataaaaattaaaaactaagaTTAAGGTATGGAAGGACTAAAATGTCCCTGAAATTGTGTCAGCTAGCATAGCAATTAACACCGTTATAGACGGTAGGTACATATGTTGGGTTGGGCTAGATAatctgggtaccattgtgatagttttgaaaatttgggtacagaaattcggagtcggccataggttgggtactgtttgtattttttttccctctttcaaATATATTTCATTCACAGACTACTTGCTAAATTAACCTGCTAAATCCAATGTGAAGAAAGTGAGAATCATAGTTAGCACTCTTGTTTATCTACGGAGCTGTTGATACTGGGCGTAGCCCTGCTCTTTTATGTTTGGAAGAAGGATGGTAAGTTGTTTGTATTCTTCTGACCCCTCCATTCTCCTCGTACTTCAGTTTTGTAGTGAGTTATTTAAATTTGATTGTATAAATGAAAAAGGAGCAGTACCATTTTTAGTATATAAGTTTATTGAAAGAAGTAACAAATCATGCTTCCTTTACTTAATTTCAGCAGGAAAACTGAGCCGCTGCCACAAGGAAAATCTGGAATTACCATTGTTTGACTTGGCTACCGTTGTTAATGCAACCTGTAACTTCTCAGACGACAATAAACTAGGAGAAGGTGACTCTGGATCTGTCTTTAAGGTAAAAGCTGTCAGTCATATCCATTTGGTACATGTAATTTTGGTTGTAATCTGGACTGATGGATAATTGTACAACACACTGAAGTCAACAGTGAAAACTAAATGAGTATAAATTTTAGTCACAATATACATGAACTGATGAATTTCAGGGTATATTGAAAGAATGAAAGATAGACGAAAAATAGAAGTGAAAAGGCTCTCAAGAGACTCTATGCCAGACTTCAGCACAGGAATCTAGTGAAGCTTCTAGGGTGCTGCATTCAACAAGATGAAATGATGCTGATCTACAAATGCATGACCAACAAAAGCTTAGACTTCTGTATTTTGAGTGTGCCGGCTGCTTTTCTAATGTTGAGTGGTGAAGGTGCGTGATTGCCTCAACATCAGAAACCTGGTTTTTATAGTGAAAGGAATCTGACAGAACTCGATGTTTCTACAGATAAGGCCAGAATGTTCAGCTAATGAACTCGCTGTTACACTAGTGGGGACTCGATGAATGATAATTCATGTTGAGTATTCTCTACTTGTTATCCTCTTGCTTTCCTCTGATATGAGTTGGGGCTCATTTAAATGTTGAGTTACAAAACACCCTTTTGGTATCACTCTAGGCCTAGTTATCAACTTCTCATTGGTAGCAACTTGAGTGTGAACTAACCTCTGAGTTGAACCAGCCAACTCTTGGTAAATGACCTTGTGTAAAACTGTAAATGGATGCCTAACAAGGAATTTCAACTGAAACTTCCACTGCTACCTTCATATATTTCTATGACTTATTTAAGTGGATAGTTGAACGTGGAACCTCCCTTAACATTGTTAAGAGATACATGGCGATCAACAGGTAGTTGGCAAGCAAAGTAACATTATACTTGCAactcaaaaatgaaaattttttattatataataGAGTGGTGGTATTCAATTGGTTTTTAGCTGGGTTTTCTCTCAAACCCATTGAGAGTCGGTGGCTTCACTTCTTGCCCTTCCTGGGCAATTTTCCCTGGGTTCTATCCCAGATCTGAGGCTTCGTGCCTCTATTTTCGgcaattttctcttttgtttcccTCCTTTGTTTGCTCTGTTTTATACTTCCTAGTCTTTGGTTTCCTTCTGGGTTTGTTTTCAGACCTGATTGATTTCACCCCAGTTCCTTCCAGTCCAaatttcaacttctttctcctCTCAAATCTTTGGCCACCTTTGATTGATGCTACCTCTAGAGCTTTTCCTTCTGCCATGGATTGTATATATGCTCCTCGGAGTACTGTTTTAAACGGGGCTTACCCGTTATGGCGCGTAAATCCGGTGAATACGGTCGTGCCTCAAGGGGGGACTGCACACTCTTTGTTTGTCTGTCCCTTTGATCCCTGTGTGGATCTCCTGTCTCTTTCTCTTGTTCTGGTTTCTTTGTCGGCAGAGGGCGATCTCCTCCTTGGAGATGATTTGGGTTTTGTGCCTCTATTTCTTGATTTTGGCTGGAATTTGGCTGGGTTTATCTCGATCGGCTCCGCCATCGGTGTGATGCTGTCCACATGTGTTGTGGGTATGAGTTGCTGGGTTGCGTTTCAGGTGGTGGTGTGTGTGGGCTCGCCTGGTTTGGGCCTTGGCTGTTTCCGTTTTCAGTGTGTGCTTCTTGCTCATATCTACGGGGCGGTGCAGATCTTTGCGGCGGCGCTGCTCTTCGCGACGGTGTTGCGTTGGATCTTCTACCGTTTTTCGGGTTGTAGTATAGTTTCTGGGCTCGTTTGTTGGgcctttgtttctgttttttcttgGTTGGCCCAATTTGGGTCtttgtattttgtttctgtttaatATAAGCTACTCTtttctgccaaaaaaaaaaaaaaaaatttgcatggTTTGAATATCATAATCCCTCACCTCTCACTAATGTCTTTTCCGTGCTCTTGTTATATAAGATGTAAAATGGCAAGTTCAAGCCCGTTTTctatgaaaacaaaaagaaagtcaCCTCCCCATTTTATGTTATTAATCATGATACTTTCTTTTAGATGTGTTTAGCTCGACAACGTTTTATAATTTTTGTCCGAGTGTTTTCTCTCTTAGAAAAGTATTTTTGAAAATGATAATAAAATTGAGATGAAATATGATTGGAGATGCTCATGGCCTTTAGGAATGCTTCAGTGAAACAATTAGGTTTGATCTACCGTACCAACTACCAAGCGTCCAATCAAGTCACTATGCGTGTTGATTAAAACGTGTCATTTTCAAGTTTTTGCATTGAAGAGACTGATGATTTTggtatgattattattattcgTGATCCACTGGACAAatgtgatgaaaaaaaaaaatcattttggaTAAATTTGTGTTAAAATTTAAAAAGCACTTGAAGCATTTCCGAATGCACGGTGTGACACTTTCACCAAACAGCCACCGCCAGCTGCTGGGAAGGCATTTGCTCACTCTTTCTCTTTCActtcaaaatccaaaatttcCATCTCCCCCATTTTCCATTATCAACACAGAGAACCTCTTTTCTCTTTACAAAACCCTAATCTCCTCTCAATTGCAATATGTGGGTTAGACTTGTGCAACAATTTCATTCAACAAGGtcagctctctctttctctctatctctcccTCTCCTTGTGCTTCCTTTAACAATTGCGAATGTCTCAATCTTCTTAAACCATGTCTGTATATGTAACAGTAGATAAAAGGAGACAAATTTGCCCACTCTTTTTTCACTTTGGAATTGAAATACATAGTGGGTACTCTTATTTGAAGCTAGTTTTGGCTTGATCATGGTTGTGAATTCGTCTACTGGGTTTCTTCCCGGTaaattatatttcttttatCAAACCCAACATTGCAGCAATTTTGATAAAGCTCAATGGAGAGGGTCAACGTTGCCCCATGAATTTTTCCAAGGTTTCCACTTTCATGTATCAAGAAAGACTCCTTTTTTAGATATTATTCCTCCAAATGATGCTGTAGTTTTGAAATCTGCATTCCATTTACTTCTTTTTATGTTTGTGCTAAGTTTAGATTTCACTGAGGCATGTTGGATATCACTTGAATTTTCTGACTTTTGAGCTTGGGATTATCTTTACATGTATAAAGATCGATGCTTTGTTGTTTAAAAGAAGAAACGAATGGTGTTTAAGGTTCTTACAATACAACTGCTGAACTGCACTCAATTATCTTTCGATATTCCTAGTGTGTGGGAATTCCTCCCATTAAGAAAAAAACGAAAGAAAGATAGATTAATGATTGTTGATGcttctttttgttgtttctcatttgtttgtttttgttatatGACGTATGTCAGTTTGTAATCTATGCAGT
It encodes:
- the LOC112203254 gene encoding protein PXR1 produces the protein MACTIDFRCLDKGFGGKTYKRKRNPEAAVDDQDAAMEIDATYPPPAKRSMVSFSDNPDRLVVIAGKVSERKWKQPRKQRSSVVQVSRKGTTFEEREKNKSVKKAYKERMAELKGEIKKNKEEKRRKREEREKKKENILPEEMIKRNNK